From Triticum urartu cultivar G1812 chromosome 2, Tu2.1, whole genome shotgun sequence, a single genomic window includes:
- the LOC125535821 gene encoding protein NUCLEAR FUSION DEFECTIVE 6, mitochondrial-like isoform X2 → MAAAAAAAARSFLRSGSATSSLRGAAARAASRSGPAAPSRRLLSSPPRARLALRSPLEMSSACLESLMPMHSATASALMTSLLAAPARVGSCWISEDH, encoded by the exons atggccgccgccgccgcagccgccgcgaGATCCTTCCTCCGATCCGGatccgccacctcctccctccGCGGCGCGGCCGCCAGGGCCGCCTCCCGCTCCGGGCCGGCGGCCCCCTCGAGgcggctcctctcctcccctccccgcGCCCGCCTCGCCCTAAG GTCGCCGCTGGAGATGAGCAGCGCCTGCTTGGAGTCGCTGATGCCCATGCACAGCGCCACGGCCTCGGCGCTCATGACGTCGCTCCTCGCCGCCCCGGCTCGCGTCGGTTCCTGCTGGATCTCCGAAG ATCATTGA
- the LOC125535821 gene encoding protein NUCLEAR FUSION DEFECTIVE 6, mitochondrial-like isoform X1: MAAAAAAAARSFLRSGSATSSLRGAAARAASRSGPAAPSRRLLSSPPRARLALRSPLEMSSACLESLMPMHSATASALMTSLLAAPARVGSCWISEDL, encoded by the exons atggccgccgccgccgcagccgccgcgaGATCCTTCCTCCGATCCGGatccgccacctcctccctccGCGGCGCGGCCGCCAGGGCCGCCTCCCGCTCCGGGCCGGCGGCCCCCTCGAGgcggctcctctcctcccctccccgcGCCCGCCTCGCCCTAAG GTCGCCGCTGGAGATGAGCAGCGCCTGCTTGGAGTCGCTGATGCCCATGCACAGCGCCACGGCCTCGGCGCTCATGACGTCGCTCCTCGCCGCCCCGGCTCGCGTCGGTTCCTGCTGGATCTCCGAAG ACTTATGA